A section of the Mycolicibacterium anyangense genome encodes:
- a CDS encoding acyl-CoA dehydrogenase family protein, which yields MANSPLLFNPNTADFAQFDPETRRQLRALIDWFEARGKVTLLQDDLDATWVSDFLDFIKRERVFATFLTPSEYGIGDDNKRWDTSRNAALSEILGFYGLAYWYAEQVTILGLGPIWQSDNIKAKERAAAQLDAGGVMAFALSEREHGADIYNTDMVLTPAAAGDEEGVVFRASGEKYYIGNGNVAGMVSVFSRRADVDGPDGYVWFTAESTHPAYRLIGNVVHGQMYVSNFRLEDYPVREEDILCTGPDAFSVALNTVNVGKFNLCTASIGMCEHAFYEAITHSNNRILYGNPVTDFPHVRASFVEAYARLVAMKLFSDRAIDYFRSASSQDRRYLLFNPVTKAKVTSEGEVVVRLLWDVLAAKGFERNTYFAEVARLIGALPRLEGTVHVNVAQILKFMPNYLFNPVDYPVIGTRDDPADDAFFWAQGPAGGASKIQFSDWAAAYERFSDIPNVARFLDQARALQNLLTTAAPDADQMRDLDFMLVVGHLFTLVVYGQLILEQADLRAIDRDVIDQIFDVQIRDFSAYAVALHGKSSSTPAQQEWALAAVRKPVIDTDRFGRVWQQVKSFDGAYEMRP from the coding sequence ATGGCGAATTCCCCCCTGCTGTTCAACCCCAACACGGCCGACTTCGCGCAGTTCGACCCGGAAACCCGGCGCCAGCTTCGGGCGCTCATCGACTGGTTCGAGGCGCGCGGCAAGGTCACCCTGTTGCAGGACGATCTGGACGCGACCTGGGTGTCGGACTTCCTGGACTTCATCAAGCGCGAACGGGTCTTTGCCACGTTCCTGACTCCGTCCGAATACGGCATCGGCGACGACAACAAGCGGTGGGACACTTCCCGCAACGCCGCCCTCAGCGAGATCCTCGGCTTCTACGGTCTGGCCTACTGGTACGCCGAGCAGGTGACGATCCTCGGGCTCGGACCGATCTGGCAGAGCGACAACATCAAGGCCAAGGAACGCGCCGCCGCCCAACTCGACGCCGGCGGGGTGATGGCGTTCGCGCTCTCCGAACGTGAGCACGGCGCCGACATCTACAACACCGACATGGTTCTGACGCCGGCCGCCGCGGGCGACGAGGAGGGCGTCGTATTCCGGGCGTCGGGCGAGAAGTACTACATCGGCAACGGCAACGTGGCCGGGATGGTCTCGGTGTTCTCCCGCCGCGCCGACGTCGACGGACCAGACGGGTACGTCTGGTTCACCGCTGAGAGCACCCATCCGGCCTACCGGCTGATCGGCAACGTCGTCCACGGTCAGATGTATGTGAGCAATTTCCGGCTGGAGGATTATCCGGTCCGCGAGGAGGACATCCTGTGCACCGGGCCGGATGCTTTTTCGGTGGCGCTCAACACCGTCAACGTCGGCAAGTTCAACCTGTGCACCGCCTCGATCGGGATGTGCGAGCACGCCTTCTACGAAGCGATCACCCACTCCAACAACCGGATTCTCTACGGCAACCCGGTGACCGACTTCCCGCACGTGCGAGCCAGTTTCGTGGAGGCCTACGCCCGGCTGGTGGCGATGAAGTTGTTCAGCGATCGCGCCATCGACTACTTCCGCAGCGCGAGTTCGCAGGACAGGCGCTACCTACTGTTCAATCCCGTCACCAAGGCGAAGGTCACCTCCGAGGGTGAAGTCGTGGTGCGTTTGCTATGGGATGTGTTGGCGGCCAAGGGGTTCGAGCGCAACACCTACTTCGCCGAGGTGGCCCGGCTCATCGGTGCCCTGCCCCGGCTCGAGGGCACGGTGCATGTCAACGTGGCGCAGATCCTCAAGTTCATGCCGAACTATCTGTTCAACCCGGTCGACTACCCGGTCATCGGCACCCGTGACGACCCGGCCGACGATGCGTTCTTCTGGGCCCAAGGGCCGGCCGGCGGTGCGTCGAAGATCCAGTTCTCCGATTGGGCTGCCGCTTACGAGCGATTCTCGGATATCCCGAACGTCGCCCGGTTCCTCGACCAGGCGCGGGCACTGCAGAATCTGCTCACCACCGCCGCGCCGGACGCCGACCAGATGCGCGATCTCGACTTCATGCTGGTGGTCGGTCACCTGTTCACCCTGGTGGTTTACGGCCAACTCATCCTGGAGCAGGCCGACCTGCGCGCTATCGACCGCGACGTCATCGATCAGATCTTCGATGTTCAGATCCGCGATTTCTCCGCGTATGCTGTTGCGCTGCATGGTAAGTCGAGTTCGACCCCGGCACAGCAGGAGTGGGCGCTGGCCGCGGTGCGCAAGCCGGTGATCGACACCGACCGGTTCGGCCGGGTATGGCAGCAGGTGAAGAGTTTCGACGGCGCCTACGAGATGCGGCCCTAA
- a CDS encoding protease inhibitor I42 family protein gives MNRRMLIAVIATALVLPGCSHTGPPPRQTVTVAVSYDDLLTHKTVTRQASLRVGDALTVSLGANPSTGYQWDSQAQISNGAVLTQTGHRTVAPDDGRPGASGSQEWTFEAMAPGTAAITTSYGQPWPGGQKQAWTFTAQVTVG, from the coding sequence ATGAACCGGCGAATGCTGATCGCCGTCATCGCCACTGCGCTGGTGCTGCCCGGCTGCAGCCATACCGGTCCGCCGCCTCGGCAGACGGTGACAGTCGCGGTGTCCTACGACGACCTCCTCACCCACAAGACCGTCACCCGGCAGGCCAGTCTCCGAGTCGGAGACGCGCTGACGGTGTCACTGGGCGCCAATCCGTCCACCGGCTACCAGTGGGACTCGCAGGCGCAGATCAGCAACGGCGCGGTCCTGACCCAGACCGGCCACCGCACCGTCGCCCCGGATGACGGCCGCCCCGGCGCATCCGGATCGCAGGAGTGGACGTTCGAGGCGATGGCACCCGGTACCGCGGCCATCACCACCAGCTACGGCCAGCCCTGGCCAGGTGGTCAGAAGCAGGCGTGGACCTTCACCGCGCAGGTCACCGTCGGTTAG